A segment of the Longimicrobium sp. genome:
GCCGGAGCCCGGGCTACCCGGCCCGGGGCCGCCCGGCCACGTCCCTCCCGTGTAGCCGCCACCCCCGCCACCCGGCGGAGGCGGGGGAGGAGGCGGAGTCCCGCCGCCGCCGCCGAAGGGAGGTGGCGGTGGGGGCGGCGGATAATTCCCGCCCGGCGGCGGGGTGTTGGGCGGGGGAGGCGGATAGTTGCTCATGGGGACGTGGGATGAGACGGGTGGAGCGTACGGCCGCGGAAGCGCCGCGAGGGACAGGGCAGACTACAACGCGCTAGATACAGCCCGGCGCGCCGCGCGGCAAGCATTCCCGCGCGCGGCGGGGCCGATCCCCGCCGATTTGGGACGAACGGTGAGCCTCCGCGCGTTGTATCCGCGCCACCCGTTCCCTATGTTGCGCGCGAGCTTTCCGCGTCATCCACCCGATCCCGCAGTCCCCATGACTCCGTCCAGAAGCCTGGGCGCGGCGCTGGCTGCGCTCGCCCTCGCCGCGAGCGCTCGGGCGCAGGCCACCGCACCGGCGCGGCCGGCCACCTCCACGTTCGACCTCAGCGTCCGCAACATCATGCGCGGGCCGCTGCTGGTGGGCCGCTCGCCCGACGAGGTGCGCTGGTCCGCCGACTCGCGCACCGTGTGGTACCGCTGGCGCGAGCCCGAGGCGCGCGACACCGCCACGCACCTCTACCGCGTCTCCGCGGAGGGCGGCGCGCCGGTCGTCGTCGCCGACACCGCCGCGTTCTGGGCCGCGCCGGCGGAAAACGGGCGCTGGAACGCGACGCGCACCCGCCGCGCCGAGGAGCGCAGCGGCGACGTCTTCGTGGCCGACCTGGACGGCCGCGTCCACCGCATCACCCAGACGCCGGGGCGCGAGCGGTGGGCGCATCTCTCGCCGGACGGGCGCACGGTGTACTTCGTGGCCAGCAACAACGTCTACGCGGTGGAGGTCGACGGCGGCGGCACGCTGCGCCAGCTCACCGACCTGCGCCTGGAGGACGCGCCGAAGCAGGACAGCGCGAAGGGGCAGCGCGGCTTCCTGGAGAGCCAGCAGCGCGAGCTGATGGGCGCCGTGCGCGACCGGCGCGCGGAGCGGCTGCACGGGCAGGAGGTCGATTCGCTCCGCCGCGTGGCGCCCCCCGTGTACCTGGGGAAGAACGCGACCCTCAACTCCGCCGAGGTCTCGCCGTCCGGCCGCTACCTCCTCCTCGGCGTGGGCCAGCGGGTGGAGGGCGAGAAGCAGGTGATTGTCCCCAACTTCGTCACCGAGAGCGGCTACACCGAGAACATCAACGCGCGCGGCAAGGTGGGCGACGTCCAGAACCAGCAGCGCGCCGCGGTGATCGACCTGGCCACGGGGCGGATGAGCTGGATCGAGCCCGAGGCGAAGGAGCGCCGGCTCACCCTCAACACCGTCGGCTGGTCGCCGCGCTCCGACCGCGCGCTGGTGATCGGCGTCCCCGCCGACTTCAAGGACCGGTGGATCTACGTCGCCGGGCCGGACGGGAAGACGGTGACGGTGGACCACGGGCACGACGACGCGTGGGTGGGCGGGCCCGTCTTCTTTTCCGCCGGATGGCTCCCGGACGAGCGCGCCTGGTTCGTGAGCGAGCGCACCGGCTGGGCGCACCTCTACACCGTCGCGGCCACCGGCGGCGAGGCGCGCGCGGTGACGTCGGGACGCTGGGAGGTGCGCGCCGTGCAGCCCTCGCGCGACGGGCGCACCTTCTTCATCTCCACCAGCGAGACCCATCCCGGCGAGCAGAACCTGTACGCCGTCTCCGCCGACGGCGGCCCGCGCACCCGCATCTCCACCATGGACGGGTGGACCGACGCGCAGGTGTCGCCGGACGGGCGGTGGGTCGCCCTGCTGCGCTCGACCGCGGACGCGCCGCCGGAGCTGTATCTCGCGGCGAACCGCGCAGGCGCGCAGGCGCGGCAGGTGACGCGCTCGACGACGGCGGAGTACCGCACGGGACCGTGGATCAAGCCGCAGATCGTGGAGATCCCCACGCGCGACGGGCAGACGGCGTACGCGCGCATCTTCCGCCCGCGCGAGCTGGGCGCGCGGGCGAACGGCGCCGCCATCCTCTTCGTCCATGGCGCCGGCTACCTGCAGGACGCGCATCGCGGCTGGTCGACGTATTTCCGCGAGTACATGTTCAACCACCTGCTGGCCTCGCGCGGCTACACCGTGCTGGACGTGGACTACCGCGGCTCGGCGGGGTACGGCGCGGCGTGGCGCACGGGGATCTATCGCCACATGGGCGGCAAGGACCTCGACGACCACGTGGACGCCGCGCGCTGGCTGGTGGCGAACGAGGGGGTGGACGCGAAGCGGATCGGGATGTACGGCGGCTCGTACGGCGGGTTCATGACGCTGATGGCGCTGTTCACCCAGCCCGACGTCTTCCGCTCGGGCGCGGCGCTGCGCTCCGTCACCAACTGGGCCAACTACAACCATGGCTACACCAGCCGCATCCTGAACCTGCCGCAGGACGACTCGACCGCCTATCGCCGCTCGTCGCCCATCTACTTCGCCGAGGGGCTGAAGGGCGACCTGCTGATGCTGCACGGGATGGTGGACACCAACGTCAACTTCCAGGACGTCGTGCAGCTCAGCCAGCGGCTGATCGAGCTGGGGAAGACGAACTGGGAGCTGGCCGTGTACCCGGTGGAGGACCACGCCTTCACCCGCCCCGAGTCGTGGGCCGACGAGTACCGCCGCATCCTGGAGCTGTTCGAGCGCACGCTGCGGCCGGGCGCGCCGGCGTCCGCCGCGGGCGGAAACTGACGGCGTGGAGGCGAACTGCGACGCCTGTACGTGGCACGTTTTACGCATGCCGCGCACGTATCAGCGCGACAATCGGGGACGGGCGGAAGGCGGGGCGGGCGGCGGGGCTTCGGCCCCGCCCTCGTCATGATGAGATAAACGGTTGGAGCAAAACAACTTAGGACTTCCGGAGTGGCACGCGGGTTGCTTCTGATCGCTGGACAACGACCGAGAGACCGAGACTCTCCCCGTCGAACGGTGACCAGCCGAAGGAGGATGGACCATGACCAACCGCGTCGCCAACGCTCTATCGGAGACGCTGCCGCAGCCGAAGGGACCCTTCACCGATGCCGAGGCCCTGGAGCTGCTGATGGCCTATCGCAAGGACCCGTCGGACGTGCCGTGCCCGCTGTGCGGCCCCGGGAACATCGAGGTCCTGGCCTTCATCGAGCCGCAGATCGATCCGAACGGGTTCGCCTCGGTGACCGAGCCCGAGGGCGAGTACGCCGCCGCGCTGTACTGCCACAAGTGCTACCGCGCGGTCGGGATCCTCGCCGGCGCCATCCGCGAGGCGTAACGGCGAGACACCCCGTTCGGCTGACAACAGGTTCTTCCTCGACGATGGGGATCACGGCGGCGCCCGGCGAACGGGCGCCGCCGCTGCGTTGGAAGACAAATCCTGATGAACGCATCCGGAATGCAAACCAACTGTCCGGGTCTTGTGACACCAAATCGGATGATGCTCAGAATCTGTCAATAAGGCGGTCATACCTGTCACGACAACACATGGGTGTCACGCGACCAGCGGCAGAGTCCAAGTTGCGTTTGCTCACTCGCCACGCCTTGAGCCTCTAGGAAAATCCTTTCTCCACAATCAAGATCGAATCAATCCAAGCCTATCCCGCCCAGTACGTACACATCTCTTGACACTCATTCAGAGTTATCGTCAGATTCTGTCAAGAGGCACGGTCTCCCTGTCACGAGGCAGGGCTGGTTGTCACGGAAGCGGAGATGCTGTCCATGCGCGACCGATCCCCTCCCTCGGAAGACGAGCTGATCGCGATCGAGACACTCATCGCGCGGAAGCCGGACGGCATCCGGAGGCCGGAGCTGGAGGCGGCCTTCGCCGAGACGTTCGGCCGCACCATCGGCTACCGGACGCTGTTGCGGCGCCTGCGCCGGCTGATCGATCAGGATCGCGTACGAATCCAGGGTGAGGGCACGCGAACGACCTACGTCCCAGGCCCGGGGCTGGTGCTCGAGGCTCCGCCGCCGGAGGAAGGTTACGTTCCCCTGTCGCGGGAGGGCGCGCGGCTGCGGGCGCTCGTCCGCCGCCCGCTGGCCGAGCGCAGGCCGGTCGGCTATCAGACGGCGTTCATCGAGGCCTACCGTCCCAGGAAAACCTGGTATCTACCGAAACAGCTCCGGGAGCACCTTCACCAGATCGGGCGAACACCGGATGGCGAGCGGCCGGCAGGGACCTACGCGCGCGAGATCTTCGGCCGGCTGCTGGTGGACCTCTCGTGGGCCTCCAGCCGCCTGGAGGGGAACACCTACACGCGGCTCGATACGCTCAACCTGCTGGAGTTCGGCCAGCGCGCCGAAGGCAGGGAGATCGCCGAGGCGCAGATGATCCTGAACCACAAGGCGGCCATCGAGCTTCTCGTGGACCAGGCGGAGCGGGTCGGATTCAACCTCTTCACCTTTCAGAACCTGCACGCGGCGCTCTCCGAGAATCTGCTCGGCGACCCGGCGGACGAGGGGCGGCTGCGCACCCGCATCGTGGAGATCGCGGGCACCACGTATCACCCGCTGGCCATCCCCCAAGCCGTGGAGGACCTGTTCCGGCTGCTCCTCGCGAAGGCCGACGCCATTCCCGATCCGTTCGAACAGGCGTTCTTCGTGATGGTGCACCTGCCCTACCTGCAGCCTTTCGCGGACGTCAACAAGCGCACCTCGCGCCTGGGCGCGAACCTCCCGCTGATCAAGGCCAACCTCTGCCCGCTGTCGTTCATCGACGTGCCCGGGCACGCCTACATCGAGGCCATGCTGGCGGTCTACGAGCTGACCCGGGTCGACCTCCTCCGCGACGTGTTCGTCTGGGCGTACGAGCGCTCGTGCGCGCAGTACCGCGTCGTCCGCGACGCGGTGGGAGAGCCGGATCCGCTGCGGCTCCGCTATCGCGGGGAACTGGCCGAGGCCGTCCGCGAGACGGTCCTCGCCGGTGCGCCGCCGCGACTGGAGCTCCTGCGCGGCTGGGCGGAGAGGCGAGGTGTTCCGGCCGACGACGTGGACGCGTTCGCCGAGCGGGCGCTTGCGCTGCTGCTGGGGCTGCACGAGGGCAGCCTTCATCGCTACGGCCTTCTCGTCGGCGACTTCACCGCGTGGAGATCCCGTTTCGGCGCGGGACACTGATTGCCTGCAGCGCGGCAGGCAGGTTGCGATCACCCTTCGATGACCACGAATCGAGTGCTTTTGCGGGGGAGAGGGTGAGGCGATGAGCACGGCGCAGTTTCCGGCGGAGACGGGGGCGGACGGGGCGTTCGTGCGGCAGCGGTACACGATCCGCGGCCGCATCACCGCCGACGGGTCGTCGGGGTTCCCGGCGGAGGCGGGGCGATACCATCTCTACGTCTCGCTCGCCTGCCCGTGGGCGCACCGGGCCATCATCGTCCGCAAGCTGCTGGGGCTCGAGGACGTGGTCTCGATGTCCGTGGTCGACCCGATCCGCGACGAGCGGGGGTGGGCATTCCGCGAGGGCGACGGCCACGGGCCCGATCCCGTCTGCGGCTTCCGGTTCCTCTCCGAGGTGTATCTCCGCACCGACCCGTCGTACACCGGCCGCTTCACCGTCCCCTGCATCTGGGACCGGGTGACGGGGCGGCTGGTGACGAACAACTATCCCGACATCACGATCGACTTCGAGACGCAGTTCACCGCCTTCCACCGCCCCGGCGCGCCGGACCTGTATCCGCCGCACCTGCGCGGGGAGATCGACGCGGTGAACGAGGTCGTGTACCAGGACGTGAACAACGGCGTGTACCGGGCCGGCTTCGCCGCGTCGCAGGAGCGCTACGAGGAGGCGGTGCGGGCGCTGTTCGCGAGGCTGGACTGGCTGGAGGAGCGGTTGGCGGGCCGGCGCTACCTCGTCGGCGGGCAGCTGACGGAGGCGGACGTCCGGCTGTTCACCACGCTGGCGCGGTTCGACGCGGTGTACGTGGGCCACTTCAAGTGCAACCTGCGGCGGCTGGTCGACTTCCCCAACCTGTGGGGCTACGCGCGCGACCTGTTCCAGCGCTCCGGCTTCGGCGAGACGGTGAACTTCGACCACATCAAGCGGCACTACTACATGACGCACGACCGGCTGAACCCCTCGCGCATCGTGCCGCTGGGGCCGCTGGTGGACTGGACGGCGCCGCACGACCGCGCGCGCCTGTCGTGATGGCGGATGGGGTGGTGATCCGCGACGCGCGCGAGGAGGACCGTGACGCCGTCCGCGAGCTGACGCTGCGCGCCTACGCCGAGTACGCAAGGGTGATGGCGCCGTCCGCCTGGGCCGGGCTGGAGGGCGCGATCCACCGCGCGCTGGACGAGGACGCGGCGGCCGAGCGGATCGTGGCGGAGCACGACGGGAAGCTCGTCGGCAGCGTGATGCTGTATCCCCCGGAAACGGACGCGTACGGCGGCGCCGCGAACGCCGCGCCCTGGCCCGAGCTGCGGCTGCTCGCGGTCTCGCCCGACGCGCGGGGGATGGGGGTGGGGCAGGCGCTGGTGGACGAATGCGTGCGCCGCGCGCGTGCCGGCGGCGCCACGGAGCTGGGGCTGCACACCTCGCAGAGCATGCGGGCGGCGCTCCGGATGTACGAGCGCATGGGGTTCGTCCGCGCGCCCGAGCACGACTTCCACCCCGACGGCGCCGAGCATGTGTGGGGCTTTCGCCTCGATCTCACGCATCGCGACGAAACTCAGATGAAATCATCGCAGGCTGACGACGCTCGCTAAATCCTGTCATCACCCGGCCCGCACGAAGGCGACAACCGGCGCCGCGTGCAATCTCCCATCGCGCAGCCATCCAATCTCGAAAAGCTTGCAGCGCAGGCGAGCGCTCCGGCACTATGCAGGCACGGAGATCATCATCTCCGTACATGGTGATCTGGAAATCCGAATCGCGTTTCATCCCCGTCCGCCATCACTCTGAACGGCCCCGATCCGCAGGTCGGAGATCCAAGCCAATCCACCAGGCTACCATCCATGCCCGCCGGTTTTTCGCCCCGCCTCACCGCATCCCTCGCGCTGCTCGCCGCCGCTGTGATGGCGATCCCGTCGCCGGCGGCTGCGCAGCCGCGGCTGTCCATCGGCGGCGACCTGGGATATGCGCCGAGTTACGTCTGGCGCGGGGTGACGCGGTCGGAGCGCCTGGTGCTCACCCCCGCCGCGTTCGTGCGGCTGGATGCCGGCGCGAACGTCCTCTCCGCCGGCGCGTGGAGCGCGGTGGAGATGCGGAAGGCGTCGCCAGGGACGCTCACGCTGCGGCCGCCGGACGAGTGGGGGCCGGGCGAGCTGGACCTGTGGGCCCAGTACACCCGCCACGTCGCACGTACGGACGTGAGCCTGGGCGTCGTCCGCTACGTCTTCGCGGACAACGCGCCGGCGACGGAAGCCTATCTCCAGATCTGGCCGGACTCGCTCCCCATCCCCATAGACCTGCGCGGCGCGGCATACGTGGGGCTGGAGGGCGATCACCCCGCGTACGCCGAGGTCGAGGCCAGCCACTCGTTCTCCCTCATCCCCCTTCCCAGCGGGCCGCCGTCGCTGCTGGTGGGCGCCACCGCGGGCTTCAGTCTCAACGCCCCGGACGACGCGCGTCCCGTGCGCTTCGCGGATACAGGGCCGACGCACCTGATGCTCGGGGCCACGCTGCTCATCCCCGTGAATCGGACCACCGCGCACATCGGCGTGCGTCACCAGCGCAGCTTCGACGAGGCCGCGCGGCAGCTGGCGCCGGGGCGCGAGAGCGACCACCGGACGTGGGGCGAATTCGGCGTTTCGTACGTGATCGGCACGCCCAGAAAGGCGAAGTGAGATGCGCACCGCCCGCTGGCTGATCGTGGCCGCCACCGCCGCCGCGTGGGGATGCGTCCCGCGGGCGATCCAGCTGCCCACCGCGCAGTCGCCCGAGCCGGTGGCGCGCGACACGGGCGGGCTGCACGCGGGGTTCGCGCGCGTGGACATCACCCCGCCGCCGGGGCCGGCGATGGTCGGCTACGGGACGGAAGGAAAGGCGGCCCACGGCTACCGCGGCCGCCTGTACGCGCGGGCGATGGTGCTCGAGGACCGGCGCGGCGAGCGGCTGGCCATCGTGGGGCTGGACCTGGGGATGGCGTCCGTCCTCCTCCACC
Coding sequences within it:
- a CDS encoding GNAT family N-acetyltransferase; translated protein: MIRDAREEDRDAVRELTLRAYAEYARVMAPSAWAGLEGAIHRALDEDAAAERIVAEHDGKLVGSVMLYPPETDAYGGAANAAPWPELRLLAVSPDARGMGVGQALVDECVRRARAGGATELGLHTSQSMRAALRMYERMGFVRAPEHDFHPDGAEHVWGFRLDLTHRDETQMKSSQADDAR
- a CDS encoding glutathione S-transferase family protein, translated to MSTAQFPAETGADGAFVRQRYTIRGRITADGSSGFPAEAGRYHLYVSLACPWAHRAIIVRKLLGLEDVVSMSVVDPIRDERGWAFREGDGHGPDPVCGFRFLSEVYLRTDPSYTGRFTVPCIWDRVTGRLVTNNYPDITIDFETQFTAFHRPGAPDLYPPHLRGEIDAVNEVVYQDVNNGVYRAGFAASQERYEEAVRALFARLDWLEERLAGRRYLVGGQLTEADVRLFTTLARFDAVYVGHFKCNLRRLVDFPNLWGYARDLFQRSGFGETVNFDHIKRHYYMTHDRLNPSRIVPLGPLVDWTAPHDRARLS
- a CDS encoding Fic family protein, whose translation is MRDRSPPSEDELIAIETLIARKPDGIRRPELEAAFAETFGRTIGYRTLLRRLRRLIDQDRVRIQGEGTRTTYVPGPGLVLEAPPPEEGYVPLSREGARLRALVRRPLAERRPVGYQTAFIEAYRPRKTWYLPKQLREHLHQIGRTPDGERPAGTYAREIFGRLLVDLSWASSRLEGNTYTRLDTLNLLEFGQRAEGREIAEAQMILNHKAAIELLVDQAERVGFNLFTFQNLHAALSENLLGDPADEGRLRTRIVEIAGTTYHPLAIPQAVEDLFRLLLAKADAIPDPFEQAFFVMVHLPYLQPFADVNKRTSRLGANLPLIKANLCPLSFIDVPGHAYIEAMLAVYELTRVDLLRDVFVWAYERSCAQYRVVRDAVGEPDPLRLRYRGELAEAVRETVLAGAPPRLELLRGWAERRGVPADDVDAFAERALALLLGLHEGSLHRYGLLVGDFTAWRSRFGAGH
- a CDS encoding prolyl oligopeptidase family serine peptidase, which encodes MTPSRSLGAALAALALAASARAQATAPARPATSTFDLSVRNIMRGPLLVGRSPDEVRWSADSRTVWYRWREPEARDTATHLYRVSAEGGAPVVVADTAAFWAAPAENGRWNATRTRRAEERSGDVFVADLDGRVHRITQTPGRERWAHLSPDGRTVYFVASNNVYAVEVDGGGTLRQLTDLRLEDAPKQDSAKGQRGFLESQQRELMGAVRDRRAERLHGQEVDSLRRVAPPVYLGKNATLNSAEVSPSGRYLLLGVGQRVEGEKQVIVPNFVTESGYTENINARGKVGDVQNQQRAAVIDLATGRMSWIEPEAKERRLTLNTVGWSPRSDRALVIGVPADFKDRWIYVAGPDGKTVTVDHGHDDAWVGGPVFFSAGWLPDERAWFVSERTGWAHLYTVAATGGEARAVTSGRWEVRAVQPSRDGRTFFISTSETHPGEQNLYAVSADGGPRTRISTMDGWTDAQVSPDGRWVALLRSTADAPPELYLAANRAGAQARQVTRSTTAEYRTGPWIKPQIVEIPTRDGQTAYARIFRPRELGARANGAAILFVHGAGYLQDAHRGWSTYFREYMFNHLLASRGYTVLDVDYRGSAGYGAAWRTGIYRHMGGKDLDDHVDAARWLVANEGVDAKRIGMYGGSYGGFMTLMALFTQPDVFRSGAALRSVTNWANYNHGYTSRILNLPQDDSTAYRRSSPIYFAEGLKGDLLMLHGMVDTNVNFQDVVQLSQRLIELGKTNWELAVYPVEDHAFTRPESWADEYRRILELFERTLRPGAPASAAGGN